A DNA window from Calliphora vicina chromosome 1, idCalVici1.1, whole genome shotgun sequence contains the following coding sequences:
- the beta-PheRS gene encoding phenylalanine--tRNA ligase beta subunit yields the protein MPTIGVKRDLLFQSLGKTYTDDEFQQLCFAFGLELDEVTTEKQMLTKEQGDDAAGVSNASEEIIYRIDIPANRYDLLCMEGLVTGLMVFQGKITPPNFKLVEPVDAKRQVLKILPETAQIRPFAVAAVLRNITFDKTAYDSFIDLQDKLHQNICRKRTLVAIGTHDLDTIQGPFTYEARDPENINFIPLNQTKSMNGHELMEFYTNHAQLKQYLPIIRDSPVYPVIYDANGVVLSLPPVINGNHSKISLKTKNVFIECTATDLTKAKVVLDTIVCMFSSHCSEKFTVEPCDVVQPDGTTVTYPELAVRQETISVKKANTAIGISESPEKIAKMLTSMFLESHCKDDDAIEVCIPPTRHDVIHACDIYEDVAIAFGYNNIRKSLPSFMHIAKQYPLNKLTEQLREQVAQAGFTEALTFTLCSRDDVAKKLNKSIDEMPAVHIANPKTLEFQVVRTTLLPGLLKTLVANRKMPLPLKLFEISDVVVADDDTEVGARNERRLCAVNCNKTAGFEVVHGLLDRVMQLLEVSWKSANSQVNKGYYLQATEDPSYFPGRCAHIMLNNVAIGKIGVLHPSVLQAFDLTTPCSVVEFNIEPFV from the exons ATGCCTACAATTGGTGTTAAACGCGACTTGTTGTTCCAGTCATTGGGCAAAACATACA CCGACGATGAATTTCAACAATTATGTTTTGCCTTTGGTCTGGAGCTGGATGAGGTCACCACAGAGAAACAAATGTTAACCAAAGAACAGGGTGATGATGCTGCTGGTGTGTCCAATGCCTCGGAGGAAATCATTTACAGAATTGACATACCAGCCAATCGTTATGATTTGTTGTGTATGGAGGGCTTGGTCACCGGTTTAATGGTATTCCAGGGAAA aattacTCCTCCAAATTTCAAACTTGTTGAGCCAGTTGATGCCAAACGTCaggtattaaaaattttaccagaAACAGCTCAAATTCGTCCATTTGCTGTGGCCGCTGTTTTGCGTAACATTACTTTTGATAAGACCGCCTATGACTCTTTCATTGACTTGCAAGACAAATTGCATCAAAACATTTGTCGCAAACGTACTCTAGTTGCCATAGGTACTCACGATTTGGATACCATTCAGGGACCCTTCACCTATGAAGCTAGGGATcctgaaaatattaattttatacctTTGAATCAAACAAAATCTATGAATGGCCATGAATTAATGGAATTCTATACCAATCATGCACAACTTAAACAATATTTGCCCATAATACGTGATTCTCCAGTATACCCTGTTATTTATGATGCCAATGGTGTTGTTTTATCCTTACCACCCGTCATCAATGGAAATCATTCCAAGATTtctttgaaaactaaaaatgttttcatcGAATGCACCGCCACGGATTTAACAAAAGCTAAAGTGGTTTTGGACACCATAGTTTGTATGTTTTCATCACATTGTTCAGAAAAATTCACGGTGGAACCATGTGATGTTGTACAACCAGATGGCACTACAGTTACTTATCCCGAGTTGGCTGTACGCCAAGAGACCATATCGGTCAAAAAGGCCAACACAGCAATTGGTATTTCCGAGAGTCCCGAGAAGATAGCCAAAATGTTGACAAGTATGTTTTTGGAATCGCATTGTAAAGATGATGATGCCATTGAAGTCTGCATACCACCCACTAGACATGATGTTATACATGCTTGTGATATTTATGAAGATGTGGCCATTGCCTTTGGCTACAATAATATTAGGAAGTCATTGCCTTCCTTTATGCACATTGCTAAACAATATCCACTAAATAAGTTGACCGAACAATTAAGAGAACAAGTAGCTCAGGCTGGTTTTACTGAAGCACTTACCTTTACATTATGTTCTCGTGATGATGTGGCcaaaaagctaaataaatcTATTGATGAGATGCCCGCGGTTCATATTGCCAACCCCAAAACCTTAGAATTCCAGGTGGTAAGAACCACTCTATTGCCAGGTCTTCTAAAGACTTTAGTGGCCAATCGTAAAATGCCTTTGCCCTTGAAACTTTTCGAAATCAGTGATGTTGTGGTGGCTGACGATGACACCGAGGTGGGAGCTCGCAATGAGAGAAGATTATGCGCGGTTAATTGCAATAAGACCGCTGGCTTTGAAGTGGTACATGGTTTATTGGATCGTGTAATGCAACTTTTGGAAGTTTCATGGAAATCAGCCAATAGTCAAGTCAACAAGGGTTACTATCTACAAGCTACAGAAG ATCCTTCTTATTTCCCTGGCCGATGTGCTCATATTATGCTTAACAATGTGGCTATTGGCAAAATTGGTGTTTTACATCCTTCAGTTTTACAGGCATTCGATTTAACTACTCCCTGTTCTGTGGTGGAATTCAATATTGAGCCGTTCGTTTAA